A stretch of Mytilus edulis chromosome 11, xbMytEdul2.2, whole genome shotgun sequence DNA encodes these proteins:
- the LOC139494663 gene encoding uncharacterized protein: MFTEWFSVDSGVRQGDNLAPTLFALFIDELVPLINGLFYGALIGDDMISCLLYADDLVLILGTVDGLQNQLNALNDWTKTQLMNVNTEKTKIMHIRKTTKDRTQFTFRLGDNIVAFVNKYRYLGLTLSEHIDYNVSVSELVSAGSRSLGSLISKFFNMGNMDYDIFTKIYENTVIPVLDYASGVWGAKQYDNIERLHYRAIRTFLGVGKTTPIPAILADMGWHPVFIHNQCNVVRLWCRLMNMPGHRICRKVFVWDRDMSRRYRNTWFNSAKTLLDRCNLSHLTENDSAISTRFILDSVKSKLVADFKDKWFNEINNMPKLRTYKHLKTEFYAEPYVQKHLTRTQRAAIARIRCGTFPLEVERGRYRNIPIEQRVCKMC, encoded by the coding sequence ATGTTTACTGAATGGTTTTCCGTTGATTCCGGTGTCCGTCAAGGGGATAATCTCGCGCCCACACTTTTTGCATTGTTTATTGATGAATTGGTACCACTCATTAACGGACTCTTTTATGGCGCATTAATCGGTGACGATATGATCAGCTGCTTGCTATACGCTGACGATCTAGTTCTTATATTGGGAACTGTTGATGGACTACAAAATCAGCTTAATGCTCTGAACGATTGGACAAAGACACAATTAATGAACGTTAATACAGAAAAGACAAAAATTATGCATATTCGAAAGACTACAAAGGACAGAACTCAATTTACATTTCGACTAGGGGACAACATAGTtgcatttgtaaataaatatcgtTACTTGGGACTCACATTATCCGAGCATATTGATTATAATGTCTCTGTCAGTGAACTCGTAAGTGCAGGTAGTAGATCATTGGGATCATTGATATCTAAATTCTTTAATATGGGTAATATGGACTACGACATATTCACGAAAATTTATGAAAACACTGTTATTCCTGTTCTTGACTATGCATCCGGGGTATGGGGAGCAAAGCAATATGACAATATCGAACGCTTACATTATAGAGCTATCAGAACATTTCTTGGCGTCGGCAAAACAACACCAATTCCAGCAATATTAGCAGACATGGGATGGCATCCAGTTTTCATTCACAACCAATGTAACGTTGTCCGCCTATGGTGTCGTCTTATGAACATGCCTGGTCATAGAATTTGTCGAAAAGTGTTTGTTTGGGATCGTGATATGTCGAGACGTTACCGAAACACGTGGTTTAACAGCGCAAAAACGCTTCTGGACAGATGCAATCTTTCACACCTAACTGAAAACGACTCCGCTATCTCAACAAGATTCATACTAGACTCTGTAAAAAGTAAACTTGTAGCTGACTTTAAAGACAAGTGGTTTAACGAAATAAACAATATGCCAAAGTTGAGgacatataaacatttaaaaaccgAATTTTATGCCGAGCCATACGTACAAAAGCATTTAACAAGGACACAAAGAGCTGCAATCGCTAGAATTCGCTGTGGTACTTTCCCACTAGAAGTCGAGCGAGGACGATATAGAAACATTCCAATCGAACAACGAGTATGTAAAATGTGCTAA
- the LOC139496467 gene encoding cathepsin L-like peptidase, whose protein sequence is MKLLVLVLCVGVALSKPLNQELDQEWELYKNTYNKNYDVHEHILRRLIWEDNVAHIQQHNLAADRGEHTYWLGTNEYADMATDEFISIMNGYKMSVNRTAGSTFLAPSNIGDLPDTVDWREKGYVTPIKNQGQCGSCWSFSATGSLEGQNFKKTGKLTSLSEQNLMDCSTAEGDHGCKGGLMDNAFRYIEKNKGIDTEMSYPYEAKNGMCRFKRSDVGATDTGFTDVRRGSEEELQQAVATVGPISVAIDAGHKSFQLYKTGVYSEPMCSSTRLDHGVLAVGYGTNMGQDYWLVKNSWGTKWGMEGYVMMSRNKKNQCGVATQASYPRV, encoded by the exons ATGAAACTGTTAGTACTTGTTCTGTGTGTTGGGGTGGCCCTCTCAAAACCTCTGAACCAAGAACTTGATCAAGAATGGGAACTTTACAAGAACACTTACAATAAGAACTATGACGTACATGAACACATTCTAAG ACGTTTGATTTGGGAAGATAACGTTGCTCACATTCAGCAGCACAACCTAGCGGCAGACAGGGGAGAACATACCTACTGGCTGGGAACCAATGAATACGCTGATATG GCCACTGACGAGTTTATCAGTATAATGAACGGTTATAAGATGTCAGTAAACCGTACAGCTGGTTCTACATTCCTTGCACCCAGTAATATTGGAGATCTACCCGATACTGTGGACTGGAGGGAGAAGGGATATGTTACACCTATCAAAAATCAG GGACAATGCGGCTCCTGTTGGTCATTCTCTGCCACTGGATCCCTAGAGGGACAGAACTTTAAAAAGACTGGTAAACTGACCTCTCTGTCCGAACAGAATCTAATGGACTGCTCAACTGCTGAAG GTGACCACGGGTGTAAAGGAGGGTTAATGGACAACGCCTTTAGATATATAGAGAAAAACAAAGGAATTGATACTGAGATGTCTTATCCATATGAAGCTAAG AATGGTATGTGTAGATTTAAGAGATCTGACGTTGGTGCTACCGACACCGGTTTTACCGACGTACGCCGGGGTAGTGAAGAGGAATTACAACAGGCAGTCGCCACTGTAGGACCAATCTCTGTAGCTATTGATGCCGGACATAAATCTTTCCAATTATACAAAAcag gaGTATACAGCGAGCCGATGTGCAGTTCAACCAGACTTGACCATGGTGTATTAGCTGTAGGTTATGGAACTAATATGGGTCAAGATTATTGGCTGGTCAAGAATAG ttGGGGAACCAAGTGGGGTATGGAAGGCTATGTAATGATGTCCAGGAACAAAAAGAATCAATGTGGAGTTGCAACACAGGCCAGTTATCCACGCGTGTAG